Proteins co-encoded in one Nothobranchius furzeri strain GRZ-AD chromosome 4, NfurGRZ-RIMD1, whole genome shotgun sequence genomic window:
- the kif23 gene encoding kinesin-like protein KIF23 isoform X4 has translation MNRHVKCKTRKLHPKRLPNVQKDPVGVYLRVRPLSTEDEECCIEVISSTTAQLHPPEGFKVNRNGEYKEMQYSFKKVFGVSVSQMELFEHVAKPLVDDLIHGKNGLLFTYGVTGSGKTFTMTGCPGQGGLLPRSLDMIFNSIGPYQAKRYVFKTDDKNCMDLQCEVDALLERQRRDNNISVPKAPSTRPRIDPEIGDMINSEETCKAEVVDEDSSYSVFISYIEVYNNYIYDLLEETQEDTVKPKPPQSKVLREDQNRTMYVAGCMEVEVKSAEEAFQVFWRGQKKRKVANTRLNRESSRSHSVFIIKLAQVPLDADGDNILQDKNQVSVSQLCLVDLAGSERTGRTGAEGTRIREAGNINQSLLNLRTCIEILRENQMCGTNKMVPYRDSKVTHLFKNYFDGEGKVRMVVCVNPKADDYEETLLVMRFAEVTQEVQVARPVDRPICGFTPGRRYRNQAFKEELSHKLECGGPRDKDGISALSNLVLPPLPTSELMDPHDDITLPRLIEALQKRERIRHDMIEEYNKAANMMSILIQELDSNLTSKDHLIQEQNGRLLEKDKVIQSNKAEIERLEKKNKNQEHKMDYLQKTTKIYEDDKRTMKQELESTGQRLQRELSERRRMEQHMHGMVSDTQHKWEKECERRVNAMRLEMENKLWVKDEKLKQLKAIVTESKTPGRPDPPPRQPRPQIPSREERRPAKRSISPPVLPTTTPVRPLHRRSRSAGGEKWVDHKPSSSLDLGTVLQPVIPNAIQVSAPNEKALSKCDKYVLTHQEVASDGEIQTKLIKGDVIKTRGGGQAVQFTDIETLKQQLTTNTSRKRKSSEGAAASGDQKDGSWTDVETRCSVALEMKAGSKMAPGYEHHGMSKRRKP, from the exons ATGAACAGGCATGT AAAATGTAAAACTCGAAAACTTCATCCGAAAAGGCTTCCCAACGTCCAGAAAGACCCAGTTGGA GTATACTTACGTGTGCGGCCTCTGAGTACGGAGGACGAGGAGTGTTGCATAGAAGTGATCAGCAGCACCACCGCCCAGCTACATCCACCCGAGGGTTTCAAAGTTAACCGCAATGGAGAGTACAAAGAG ATGCAGTACTCCTTCAAAAAGGTTTTTGGAGTTTCTGTTTCACAGATGGAGCTTTTTGAGCATGTGGCCAAACCTCTTGTTGATGACCTTATTCATGGTAAAAATG GTCTACTCTTTACCTATGGAGTGACAGGAAGCGGAAAAACATTCACCATGACTGGTTGTCCTGGTCAGGGTGGACTTCTGCCTCGCTCTCTCGACATGATTTTCAACAGTATTGGTCCCTACCAGGCCAAAAGATAT GTTTTTAAGACGGATGATAAAAACTGCATGGATCTTCAGTGTGAAGTCGACGCTTTGTTGGAGCGGCAAAGAAGGGACAACAACATATCTGTTCCTAAAGCGCCTTCCACCAG ACCAAGGATAGATCCTGAAATTGGTGACATGATCAACTCAGAGGAGACCTGTAAAGCAGAAGTTGTGGATGAGGACAGCAGCTACAGCGTCTTCATCTCCTACATAGAAGTTTATAACAACTACATCTACGATCTCTTGGAGGAGACCCAAGAAGATACAGTCAAGCCAAA aCCACCTCAGTCTAAAGTCCTCAGAGAGGATCAGAATCGCACTATGTACGTGGCCGGCTGTATGGAGGTGGAAGTAAAATCTGCTGAGGAAGCTTTTCAAGTGTTCTGGAGAG GTCAAAAGAAGAGGAAGGTTGCAAACACTCGACTGAACAGAGAGTCAAGCCGCTCTCACAGCGTCTTCATTATCAAACTGGCCCAGGTGCCTCTAGATGCAGATGGAGACAACATTCTGCAG GATAAGAACCAGGTGAGCGTTAGTCAGCTGTGCCTGGTAGACTTGGCAGGAAGTGAGCGCACCGGCAGGACGGGGGCAGAAGGAACACGGATACGTGAAGCAG GAAACATTAATCAGTCTTTACTGAATCTCCGGACCTGTATCGAAATTCTCAGAGAGAACCAAATGTGTGGCACTAATAAG ATGGTCCCCTACAGAGACTCCAAAGTAACCCACTTGTTTAAAAACTACTTTGATGGAGAAGGAAAGGTCCGGATGGTTGTTTGTGTGAACCCAAAGGCGGATGACTACGAGGAAACTTTG CTAGTGATGCGGTTTGCAGAGGTGACCCAGGAGGTGCAAGTGGCTCGTCCTGTGGACAGGCCGATCTGTGGCTTCACACCAGGCCGTCGCTATAGAAACCAGGCTTTCAAAGAGGAGCTGTCTCACAAGTTAGAGTGTGGAGGCCCGAGAGACAAAG atggGATTTCTGCATTAAGCAACCTGGTGCTACCCCCTCTACCAACCTCTGAGCTGATGGACCCTCATGATGACATAACCCTGCCTCGTCTCATTGAAGCTCTGCAGAAGAGGGAGAGGATCAGGCATGATATGATCGAGGAATACAACAAAGCAG CCAACATGATGTCGATCCTGATACAGGAACTGGACTCTAATCTCACGTCCAAAGACCACTTGATTCAGGAGCAAAATGGCAGGCTCTTGGAGAAAGACAAAGTCATCCAGAGCAACAAGGCAGAGATTGAACGTTtagagaagaagaacaagaatcaAGAACATAAG ATGGATTATTTGCAGAAAACGACTAAAATATATGAGGATGACAAGCGGACCATGAAGCAGGAGCTGGAATCCACAGGTCAGCGTCTGCAGAGGGAACTCTCTGAGAGGAGACGCATGGAGCAGCACATGCATGGCATGGTCTCGGACACGCAGCACAAGTGGGAGAAAGAATGT GAGAGACGTGTTAATGCGATGCGTCTGGAGATGGAAAACAAGCTCTGGGTTAAAGATGAAAAGCTGAAGCAACTCAAGGCCATTGTGACTGAGAGTAAGACCCCTGGTCGTCCTGATCCTCCTCCACGTCAGCCTCGGCCTCAGATACCTTCCAGAGAGGAACGCCGCCCCGCAAAGAGATCTATTTCACCCCCAGTTCTTCCA ACAACAACACCAGTGCGTCCGCTGCACCGCCGTTCCCGTTCTGCTGGTGGGGAGAAATGGGTGGATCACAAACCATCATCCAGCTTGGACTTGGGCACCGTCCTTCAGCCCGTCATCCCCAACGCCATCCAGGTGTCAGCTCCTAACGAGAAGGCCCTGTCCAAGTGTGACAAATATGTGCTGACTCACCAGGAGGTGGCCTCCGATGGAGAGATACAGACCAAACTCATTAAG GGAGATGTGATTAAAACCAGAGGAGGAGGACAAGCTGTTCAGTTCACAGACATCGAGACTCTCAAACAGCAGCTCACCACAAACACAAG TCGAAAAAGGAAATCTTCTGAAGGTGCTGCAGCCAGCGGAGATCAAAAGGATGGCTCTTGGACTGACGTGGAGACGAGG TGCTCCGTGGCTTTGGAAATGAAGGCCGGATCAAAAATGGCACCTGGATATGAGCATCATGGAATGTCCAA gCGCAGAAAACCCTAA
- the kif23 gene encoding kinesin-like protein KIF23 isoform X3, with the protein MNRHVKCKTRKLHPKRLPNVQKDPVGVYLRVRPLSTEDEECCIEVISSTTAQLHPPEGFKVNRNGEYKEMQYSFKKVFGVSVSQMELFEHVAKPLVDDLIHGKNGLLFTYGVTGSGKTFTMTGCPGQGGLLPRSLDMIFNSIGPYQAKRYVFKTDDKNCMDLQCEVDALLERQRRDNNISVPKAPSTRPRIDPEIGDMINSEETCKAEVVDEDSSYSVFISYIEVYNNYIYDLLEETQEDTVKPKWNGGGTPVRQNTEFIPPQSKVLREDQNRTMYVAGCMEVEVKSAEEAFQVFWRGQKKRKVANTRLNRESSRSHSVFIIKLAQVPLDADGDNILQDKNQVSVSQLCLVDLAGSERTGRTGAEGTRIREAGNINQSLLNLRTCIEILRENQMCGTNKMVPYRDSKVTHLFKNYFDGEGKVRMVVCVNPKADDYEETLLVMRFAEVTQEVQVARPVDRPICGFTPGRRYRNQAFKEELSHKLECGGPRDKDGISALSNLVLPPLPTSELMDPHDDITLPRLIEALQKRERIRHDMIEEYNKAANMMSILIQELDSNLTSKDHLIQEQNGRLLEKDKVIQSNKAEIERLEKKNKNQEHKMDYLQKTTKIYEDDKRTMKQELESTGQRLQRELSERRRMEQHMHGMVSDTQHKWEKECERRVNAMRLEMENKLWVKDEKLKQLKAIVTESKTPGRPDPPPRQPRPQIPSREERRPAKRSISPPVLPTTTPVRPLHRRSRSAGGEKWVDHKPSSSLDLGTVLQPVIPNAIQVSAPNEKALSKCDKYVLTHQEVASDGEIQTKLIKGDVIKTRGGGQAVQFTDIETLKQQLTTNTSRKRKSSEGAAASGDQKDGSWTDVETRCSVALEMKAGSKMAPGYEHHGMSKRRKP; encoded by the exons ATGAACAGGCATGT AAAATGTAAAACTCGAAAACTTCATCCGAAAAGGCTTCCCAACGTCCAGAAAGACCCAGTTGGA GTATACTTACGTGTGCGGCCTCTGAGTACGGAGGACGAGGAGTGTTGCATAGAAGTGATCAGCAGCACCACCGCCCAGCTACATCCACCCGAGGGTTTCAAAGTTAACCGCAATGGAGAGTACAAAGAG ATGCAGTACTCCTTCAAAAAGGTTTTTGGAGTTTCTGTTTCACAGATGGAGCTTTTTGAGCATGTGGCCAAACCTCTTGTTGATGACCTTATTCATGGTAAAAATG GTCTACTCTTTACCTATGGAGTGACAGGAAGCGGAAAAACATTCACCATGACTGGTTGTCCTGGTCAGGGTGGACTTCTGCCTCGCTCTCTCGACATGATTTTCAACAGTATTGGTCCCTACCAGGCCAAAAGATAT GTTTTTAAGACGGATGATAAAAACTGCATGGATCTTCAGTGTGAAGTCGACGCTTTGTTGGAGCGGCAAAGAAGGGACAACAACATATCTGTTCCTAAAGCGCCTTCCACCAG ACCAAGGATAGATCCTGAAATTGGTGACATGATCAACTCAGAGGAGACCTGTAAAGCAGAAGTTGTGGATGAGGACAGCAGCTACAGCGTCTTCATCTCCTACATAGAAGTTTATAACAACTACATCTACGATCTCTTGGAGGAGACCCAAGAAGATACAGTCAAGCCAAA GTGGAATGGTGGAGGCACACCAGTACGCCAGAACACTGAGTTCAT aCCACCTCAGTCTAAAGTCCTCAGAGAGGATCAGAATCGCACTATGTACGTGGCCGGCTGTATGGAGGTGGAAGTAAAATCTGCTGAGGAAGCTTTTCAAGTGTTCTGGAGAG GTCAAAAGAAGAGGAAGGTTGCAAACACTCGACTGAACAGAGAGTCAAGCCGCTCTCACAGCGTCTTCATTATCAAACTGGCCCAGGTGCCTCTAGATGCAGATGGAGACAACATTCTGCAG GATAAGAACCAGGTGAGCGTTAGTCAGCTGTGCCTGGTAGACTTGGCAGGAAGTGAGCGCACCGGCAGGACGGGGGCAGAAGGAACACGGATACGTGAAGCAG GAAACATTAATCAGTCTTTACTGAATCTCCGGACCTGTATCGAAATTCTCAGAGAGAACCAAATGTGTGGCACTAATAAG ATGGTCCCCTACAGAGACTCCAAAGTAACCCACTTGTTTAAAAACTACTTTGATGGAGAAGGAAAGGTCCGGATGGTTGTTTGTGTGAACCCAAAGGCGGATGACTACGAGGAAACTTTG CTAGTGATGCGGTTTGCAGAGGTGACCCAGGAGGTGCAAGTGGCTCGTCCTGTGGACAGGCCGATCTGTGGCTTCACACCAGGCCGTCGCTATAGAAACCAGGCTTTCAAAGAGGAGCTGTCTCACAAGTTAGAGTGTGGAGGCCCGAGAGACAAAG atggGATTTCTGCATTAAGCAACCTGGTGCTACCCCCTCTACCAACCTCTGAGCTGATGGACCCTCATGATGACATAACCCTGCCTCGTCTCATTGAAGCTCTGCAGAAGAGGGAGAGGATCAGGCATGATATGATCGAGGAATACAACAAAGCAG CCAACATGATGTCGATCCTGATACAGGAACTGGACTCTAATCTCACGTCCAAAGACCACTTGATTCAGGAGCAAAATGGCAGGCTCTTGGAGAAAGACAAAGTCATCCAGAGCAACAAGGCAGAGATTGAACGTTtagagaagaagaacaagaatcaAGAACATAAG ATGGATTATTTGCAGAAAACGACTAAAATATATGAGGATGACAAGCGGACCATGAAGCAGGAGCTGGAATCCACAGGTCAGCGTCTGCAGAGGGAACTCTCTGAGAGGAGACGCATGGAGCAGCACATGCATGGCATGGTCTCGGACACGCAGCACAAGTGGGAGAAAGAATGT GAGAGACGTGTTAATGCGATGCGTCTGGAGATGGAAAACAAGCTCTGGGTTAAAGATGAAAAGCTGAAGCAACTCAAGGCCATTGTGACTGAGAGTAAGACCCCTGGTCGTCCTGATCCTCCTCCACGTCAGCCTCGGCCTCAGATACCTTCCAGAGAGGAACGCCGCCCCGCAAAGAGATCTATTTCACCCCCAGTTCTTCCA ACAACAACACCAGTGCGTCCGCTGCACCGCCGTTCCCGTTCTGCTGGTGGGGAGAAATGGGTGGATCACAAACCATCATCCAGCTTGGACTTGGGCACCGTCCTTCAGCCCGTCATCCCCAACGCCATCCAGGTGTCAGCTCCTAACGAGAAGGCCCTGTCCAAGTGTGACAAATATGTGCTGACTCACCAGGAGGTGGCCTCCGATGGAGAGATACAGACCAAACTCATTAAG GGAGATGTGATTAAAACCAGAGGAGGAGGACAAGCTGTTCAGTTCACAGACATCGAGACTCTCAAACAGCAGCTCACCACAAACACAAG TCGAAAAAGGAAATCTTCTGAAGGTGCTGCAGCCAGCGGAGATCAAAAGGATGGCTCTTGGACTGACGTGGAGACGAGG TGCTCCGTGGCTTTGGAAATGAAGGCCGGATCAAAAATGGCACCTGGATATGAGCATCATGGAATGTCCAA gCGCAGAAAACCCTAA
- the kif23 gene encoding kinesin-like protein KIF23 isoform X1, with the protein MNRHVKCKTRKLHPKRLPNVQKDPVGVYLRVRPLSTEDEECCIEVISSTTAQLHPPEGFKVNRNGEYKEMQYSFKKVFGVSVSQMELFEHVAKPLVDDLIHGKNGLLFTYGVTGSGKTFTMTGCPGQGGLLPRSLDMIFNSIGPYQAKRYVFKTDDKNCMDLQCEVDALLERQRRDNNISVPKAPSTRPRIDPEIGDMINSEETCKAEVVDEDSSYSVFISYIEVYNNYIYDLLEETQEDTVKPKWNGGGTPVRQNTEFIPPQSKVLREDQNRTMYVAGCMEVEVKSAEEAFQVFWRGQKKRKVANTRLNRESSRSHSVFIIKLAQVPLDADGDNILQDKNQVSVSQLCLVDLAGSERTGRTGAEGTRIREAGNINQSLLNLRTCIEILRENQMCGTNKMVPYRDSKVTHLFKNYFDGEGKVRMVVCVNPKADDYEETLLVMRFAEVTQEVQVARPVDRPICGFTPGRRYRNQAFKEELSHKLECGGPRDKDGISALSNLVLPPLPTSELMDPHDDITLPRLIEALQKRERIRHDMIEEYNKAANMMSILIQELDSNLTSKDHLIQEQNGRLLEKDKVIQSNKAEIERLEKKNKNQEHKMDYLQKTTKIYEDDKRTMKQELESTGQRLQRELSERRRMEQHMHGMVSDTQHKWEKECERRVNAMRLEMENKLWVKDEKLKQLKAIVTESKTPGRPDPPPRQPRPQIPSREERRPAKRSISPPVLPSFTECLRDIPVPGSQAVSAFRVEEFEMNPRSSCPSPSTRSSLSAASSMCSCDECEASDSSQALQASRAPTPPQSPASRAPTPPQSPAPRAPTPPQSPAPRAPRAQPPEGPALSQAKSRRGCCGIQEDVPSPSLHGIDLAERSYRTTTPVRPLHRRSRSAGGEKWVDHKPSSSLDLGTVLQPVIPNAIQVSAPNEKALSKCDKYVLTHQEVASDGEIQTKLIKGDVIKTRGGGQAVQFTDIETLKQQLTTNTSRKRKSSEGAAASGDQKDGSWTDVETRCSVALEMKAGSKMAPGYEHHGMSKRRKP; encoded by the exons ATGAACAGGCATGT AAAATGTAAAACTCGAAAACTTCATCCGAAAAGGCTTCCCAACGTCCAGAAAGACCCAGTTGGA GTATACTTACGTGTGCGGCCTCTGAGTACGGAGGACGAGGAGTGTTGCATAGAAGTGATCAGCAGCACCACCGCCCAGCTACATCCACCCGAGGGTTTCAAAGTTAACCGCAATGGAGAGTACAAAGAG ATGCAGTACTCCTTCAAAAAGGTTTTTGGAGTTTCTGTTTCACAGATGGAGCTTTTTGAGCATGTGGCCAAACCTCTTGTTGATGACCTTATTCATGGTAAAAATG GTCTACTCTTTACCTATGGAGTGACAGGAAGCGGAAAAACATTCACCATGACTGGTTGTCCTGGTCAGGGTGGACTTCTGCCTCGCTCTCTCGACATGATTTTCAACAGTATTGGTCCCTACCAGGCCAAAAGATAT GTTTTTAAGACGGATGATAAAAACTGCATGGATCTTCAGTGTGAAGTCGACGCTTTGTTGGAGCGGCAAAGAAGGGACAACAACATATCTGTTCCTAAAGCGCCTTCCACCAG ACCAAGGATAGATCCTGAAATTGGTGACATGATCAACTCAGAGGAGACCTGTAAAGCAGAAGTTGTGGATGAGGACAGCAGCTACAGCGTCTTCATCTCCTACATAGAAGTTTATAACAACTACATCTACGATCTCTTGGAGGAGACCCAAGAAGATACAGTCAAGCCAAA GTGGAATGGTGGAGGCACACCAGTACGCCAGAACACTGAGTTCAT aCCACCTCAGTCTAAAGTCCTCAGAGAGGATCAGAATCGCACTATGTACGTGGCCGGCTGTATGGAGGTGGAAGTAAAATCTGCTGAGGAAGCTTTTCAAGTGTTCTGGAGAG GTCAAAAGAAGAGGAAGGTTGCAAACACTCGACTGAACAGAGAGTCAAGCCGCTCTCACAGCGTCTTCATTATCAAACTGGCCCAGGTGCCTCTAGATGCAGATGGAGACAACATTCTGCAG GATAAGAACCAGGTGAGCGTTAGTCAGCTGTGCCTGGTAGACTTGGCAGGAAGTGAGCGCACCGGCAGGACGGGGGCAGAAGGAACACGGATACGTGAAGCAG GAAACATTAATCAGTCTTTACTGAATCTCCGGACCTGTATCGAAATTCTCAGAGAGAACCAAATGTGTGGCACTAATAAG ATGGTCCCCTACAGAGACTCCAAAGTAACCCACTTGTTTAAAAACTACTTTGATGGAGAAGGAAAGGTCCGGATGGTTGTTTGTGTGAACCCAAAGGCGGATGACTACGAGGAAACTTTG CTAGTGATGCGGTTTGCAGAGGTGACCCAGGAGGTGCAAGTGGCTCGTCCTGTGGACAGGCCGATCTGTGGCTTCACACCAGGCCGTCGCTATAGAAACCAGGCTTTCAAAGAGGAGCTGTCTCACAAGTTAGAGTGTGGAGGCCCGAGAGACAAAG atggGATTTCTGCATTAAGCAACCTGGTGCTACCCCCTCTACCAACCTCTGAGCTGATGGACCCTCATGATGACATAACCCTGCCTCGTCTCATTGAAGCTCTGCAGAAGAGGGAGAGGATCAGGCATGATATGATCGAGGAATACAACAAAGCAG CCAACATGATGTCGATCCTGATACAGGAACTGGACTCTAATCTCACGTCCAAAGACCACTTGATTCAGGAGCAAAATGGCAGGCTCTTGGAGAAAGACAAAGTCATCCAGAGCAACAAGGCAGAGATTGAACGTTtagagaagaagaacaagaatcaAGAACATAAG ATGGATTATTTGCAGAAAACGACTAAAATATATGAGGATGACAAGCGGACCATGAAGCAGGAGCTGGAATCCACAGGTCAGCGTCTGCAGAGGGAACTCTCTGAGAGGAGACGCATGGAGCAGCACATGCATGGCATGGTCTCGGACACGCAGCACAAGTGGGAGAAAGAATGT GAGAGACGTGTTAATGCGATGCGTCTGGAGATGGAAAACAAGCTCTGGGTTAAAGATGAAAAGCTGAAGCAACTCAAGGCCATTGTGACTGAGAGTAAGACCCCTGGTCGTCCTGATCCTCCTCCACGTCAGCCTCGGCCTCAGATACCTTCCAGAGAGGAACGCCGCCCCGCAAAGAGATCTATTTCACCCCCAGTTCTTCCA AGCTTCACTGAGTGTCTTCGCGACATTCCAGTGCCAGGGTCTCAGGCAGTCAGTGCTTTTAGAGTTGAGGAGTTTGAGATGAACCCAAGATCTTCATGCCCCTCACCTAGCACCAGGAGTTCTTTGTCAGCGGCTAGCTCTATGTGTTCTTGTGATGAGTGCGAAGCTTCAGACAGCAGTCAGGCTTTGCAGGCCTCGAGGGCCCCCACACCACCCCAGTCTCCTGCCTCGAGGGCCCCCACACCACCCCAGTCTCCTGCCCCGAGGGCCCCCACACCACCCCAGTCTCCGGCCCCGAGGGCTCCCAGAGCCCAGCCTCCAGAAGGCCCTGCACTGAGCCAGGCTAAAAGCAGAAGAGGGTGCTGTGGTATTCAGGAGGATGTCCCATCCCCCTCCCTTCATGGTATAGACCTAGCAGAAAGAAGCTACAGG ACAACAACACCAGTGCGTCCGCTGCACCGCCGTTCCCGTTCTGCTGGTGGGGAGAAATGGGTGGATCACAAACCATCATCCAGCTTGGACTTGGGCACCGTCCTTCAGCCCGTCATCCCCAACGCCATCCAGGTGTCAGCTCCTAACGAGAAGGCCCTGTCCAAGTGTGACAAATATGTGCTGACTCACCAGGAGGTGGCCTCCGATGGAGAGATACAGACCAAACTCATTAAG GGAGATGTGATTAAAACCAGAGGAGGAGGACAAGCTGTTCAGTTCACAGACATCGAGACTCTCAAACAGCAGCTCACCACAAACACAAG TCGAAAAAGGAAATCTTCTGAAGGTGCTGCAGCCAGCGGAGATCAAAAGGATGGCTCTTGGACTGACGTGGAGACGAGG TGCTCCGTGGCTTTGGAAATGAAGGCCGGATCAAAAATGGCACCTGGATATGAGCATCATGGAATGTCCAA gCGCAGAAAACCCTAA